One Hymenobacter cellulosilyticus genomic window, TGGCTTCGCCACCAATCTGATGCATCAGGAATACACTGGATTTCTGAATGATGACTCCGAGACTGCATTAAAAAGGCTTAATCATAAGCTTAAAGTTGTAGTCCCAGTTCTATTGAAGACCGTTAATTAATAAACGCTCGCATAGCCCCCGTTTATGGACTCGTTACTAACACAGGCCTTTTCATTGGCAAGCAGCATTGAAAAACGGCTGAACGCCCTGCAAAGTGGAAAAGGGGCTTCGGACAGAGAGGTGGATCCTGAGCAATTAAAGGCGTCATTGGCGGAAATTATAACATCCGGATCAGATGATACATATAGTGATCCCGATGGTAATGTCATTTCTGACATAACGGATAAGCTGCTTTTCAAATCCCGGAGACAGCTGCGCTAATTGGCTGGTTCGACCCTGATTCACTGTTTTCAGCTTCCGTGCAGAGCAGTACAAAGCAGGCTGTATTAAACAGACTTGCGACATTCTGCCTGACAGAGATTCAGGGTGATAAAGTTAAATGGCTGTTAAAACACAACCAGCGTAAGAAAATCCTTGCAGAATTTGTAAGGCATGACTTACTGCCGAGTAAGCTCAGGCAACGACATCCTCGGACAGACAGGTTCGGAAAAATGCTGCGCCGCCTGTTGCAACACGGAGCTAATCTTAATCTTGAAAAGAACTCCAGGGAGGACATGCTTGCTCTTGCCTCCGCAATGGAGGCCACGGCATCCATTGGGATATCCCAGCCGGATGTTACAGGCATAAATCATTTACGCCGAAATAATAAGTTCCTGGCCGAATACCGGGTCCTGCTGAAAAATGGCTTTTATGGAAGAGCACCGGAGCTTAAACGGTTACGAGCCTTCCTGTCCTCTGAACGGAATGGTCGAAGCATTATCCCACCGCGAAGCCTGGTGCTGACCGGGATCGGAGGAGCAGGCAAATCCACTCTTCTGGCAAAGTTTGCGCTTCAGGTTCTGACGGACCGGAAAGCTACCATAGTTGTCCTCGATTTTGACAGACCGGGAGTAGATTACCGAGATTTATACTGGCTTGAGAAGGAAATTGTTAGACAGATCGGGAACAGGCTCCTGGCTTAAGCGCCCGAACAGATCAGATTATCCAGGATGCCCGTGAACGCAATACTGATGGGGCTGTAAGGCAGTTCTTTACTTCCTATGAGAGTGTACTGTCCTATGAGATCAGCGAACTGCTAAAAAGCTCATCGGCGGGAGACCGTCCGTTGCTGCTGGTGCTTGATACGTTTGAGGAGGTGGTACACAGCGTTGGGGTAGACCCTATATATTCCTGGCTGGCACAACTCACCCGGGTACTCCATCCGGTTGTCCTGAAGGTGATTTTTTCAGGGCGACTGCCGGAATCGTTTATTAAAAGGTATCATCAACATCAGGGAGATGTCATTTTTGTTGATGAACTGGAACCAGGGTAGCAGAAAAAGTGCTGCGTAAGCACAACGTTTCGCCCATGTTGGCGAAACGGATTGTTGAGTCAAAGCATTTCCCCCGCAGACCGCTGGAACTTAAACTGCTGGCTTCAATTGCATCAAATTCGGAGGACGACACGGTTTTTGATCTCGAAAAAGAGGTTCTGCGGGCGGGAAAGCAGCCAAGGACCTTTTTGCAGGTATTGTCTACAGGCGCGTGCTACTGCGAATCAGTGATGAAAGGGCTCGGGCCCTTGCGTATCCTGGGCTTATACTCCGCTACGTAACGGCGGATTTGATTCGGGACGTCGTGATTCCAACGCTGCAGAGTTTTTCCCTCCATGATGTCAGAATGCTTCAGGTGCTTAGCTCACTTGATTCAACGGAAGCGATTGAACAAGCCCTGACCACACTCTGCTCTTACACTTGGCTGGTGAGCAGAGATGAAAGGGGAAGAGTGTGGCATCAGAAGGACCTAAGAAACACCATGCTTAAGGCAATTTCCGGACAGGAGCAGGAAAAAGCTGATGCCGTTCACATGCGGGCCATGGACTTTTTCAATAGCAGACGCTCTAGAGAGGAGTGGTCTGAAGGCATGTATCATCAGCTGATGTTGTGCCGTACTCCCATGATGGCGGGGCAATAGAGCTGGCAGATGTAAAAGAGTCGCTACCATATATATCCGCCGCTTTAAGTGATCTGCCGAAGGCGGCAGCCACTTTGGTTCGGTTTGTCATTGATAGTCATGTTCCTGATGAAGATGTAAGACTGCTACCGGATAGGTATCTGCCTAAGGCCTACAACAATACAGGTCTACGACTTCTTAATGACCGCGAGTTCGGCAGGGCTCTGGACCTGCTACAGAGGGGAATTGATACCAAAATAGCTTTCTCAGCCGGGAAAGGCTCTGCGTTTTCCCTTCAATGGGAGTGGGAGACTCTTTTCGTTACCGCCCGGTGGGGCGAACTGCGGGGCGGATCAGTGGGGTGGACCGGAAACGCAGCGATATGCATTCCGGGCGCTCTTCGGTCAGTTCTGTTTATTTCAATTTAATTATTGCCCCCTCCCGCTTATTATTAGATAGTACAGGAGCGAGAAATACGGTACGCAGCTTGTTTTATCCCTCAAGACTATACATGTTGACAAGCGTTCAAAAACTATAGGTCCTGATTTTCAGGTGAGCATGACCAGATTGTGCGCCTGTTTTATTATGCTCTCACGGGAGAAAAACGCTGGTTCATTCGACTTTGTTTACGCTGCGGACTTGTTAAAGTCTGTTGTTACACAGGATTACTTTCCATTGACCTCAAATTTTAAAAGAAAATTACTGTTCCTGAATCTTATTGCTCATCCTGACTGGCCGGATTATAGTCTGAACCTATCCCCTCCACATTGAGACTGACTCCTGCCGCTCTCAATCAGTTAATTCTTGAGCAGGATTTGGTGAGACTCGACGCCGAACTGCACGGGCTTATCGGGAAAGTTGCTCAGAATCTGGTCAGAAAAGCCGGCTCGAAATCCTGGACGGCAAAGGGCTGCTCGGCGCGGTTGACGCCTTGCATAAAAAAGAAAATAACTGGCGCGCTGTCAAGCTCTTCGTGGCCGGAAAAGCAAGAACCGCGGAATCAGTTCTTGCTATTGTCAGAGGGCCTGATCCTGAATTTCGTGATCCCATCCGCTTTGCGCTCCTTGAAGCATATCCCGGCCCTTCAGCTTTTCCCCGTTTGGCCAAAATTATCGCGTCACTTATCCCCTATGAACTGGATGATCTAGAGCCGAGTGTATTCGCTGACATCATCGCCGCAGATCCTGAGCGCGGCCTTGAATCCTACATAGAACTGATCGACCGCAACTGGTCGCTGGGAGAACTGCTGAATAAAGCCCGAAATGAATGTGCGGACCTAAGTCCAAAGCTGGCTCAGGTACACGCGGCCTATACACGTTGGGACGAAGCCATTCGAACATCGGTATTGCAGCGCTTTCATGATCTTATTAGACTTGGTTCATGACCGTGTCACGCCCGCATCGAATAAAAGTGATATTCAGGCACCGCCGCACGGTAAATCTTTCGAAAAATGCATCCCAACGTAAGCTATCCCTCTTCCAGCGCATCCGATCTGAGCCTTTCCGCACATTACAGGAAAATGATGAAGGCTGGAGGGCAACTGCTCGAGCACCTCGAAAATAACGACCCTGATCTGTCAAACGGAGGTATTCGGGAAAGGCTTAGTACGGTCAGGGCGGAGTTGGATCGTATAATAAAGGAGCAACTGGGTGGGAAAGCTGACCTTCATTCACTGGCTGACCGGATTTTTAAGGATGGGGACACAGCCCTGCGTATGATTCGTGATCAGGACGAGGCCGGCCTGCGGCAGCATACCCGGCTGCTGTCGGCCCTGGAAACGATTGTGCGCACTGATGGCTCCAGACCTTCCTTTATGATTCAGAACGGCTCGGTAAACATCAGTAGCAGCCCGGTGGGCGGCTGGAAAAATAGTATTGTGGCGAGCGCCGACCTGTTGTTTAATGCAGGTGCCTGTGTCGGACGTATAGACGTGCCCTTTACGGTTCAGGGCTTTGCGGGCACGGGCTTTCTGATTGCGGAAAACCTGATTGTGACTAATCGCCACGTTCTGCAGGGATTGCTTTGGAAAAGCCCGACGGAACGTGGAAACTGCAGGCAGGTGTACGGATAGATTTCGGTCATGAGTTTCGTGGGGTGGATTCTGTTAACCCCAGGGATCTAGCCCGGGTGGTTTTCAGCGGGAAGCGACCCATAGATCTGGGAGCATCAAAGCTTGACCACTCCAGGCTGGACTTGGCGCTCATTGAACTGGCACCAAGCAGTCAGTCAGCAGGACCCCGCATGTATCTTTCCCTTGACCAGGCTCCCGACTGGGCAATGCCGGATACAGCGGTCTATACCATCGGTTACCCAGGTGCTCCTAATCTTTTGAATACGCCCTTCCCTCCCTCGTTGTTTGAGCAGATCTTTCAATCCACGTACGGGTGCAAACGGCTAGCGCCCGGAATGGTGCTGGCGGGGCACCTAGCAGCCCTGCGTGGACTCATGCCCACGACGCAACCACCCTGGGGGTAACTCTGGGTCGGTAATCGTCGTGGTCGGGCGTGAAAACGCAGCGGCCGGGTTGCATTACGGTGGCAGATCAGACGAGCCACGCGAAAACTATGGCCATACTCTTGGAAAGGCCCTTGCCGAGACGGATGGGCGTTCCGGTAAAACCCTCAGGGATCACCTGCTTGAGTTCGGTGTCCATTTAATAGACAGGGCCGGTAATAAATAAGGCTGGCTCAAAGTAAAGATATTGCCTGCCTGAACCATTTTTCACCTTTCTTAAACACTGTACAGCATGAGTGCGGCCAACCTATCCCGAAAAGCGACATTCGACACGATGACGTGTCTGGGCACCGAAACACCTGAACGGCCGGGCTCCGAGCCTACCACCATGCCAGTAAAGTTTGAGGACAGAAATGGGTATGAATCCGGCTTTCTGCACGGCTGGGACATCCCGCTGCCACTGGCGGTCGGCGCAAATGCCTCCGATATGCTTCCTCTGCGCAGGGGCGGAACCGGAGTGGAGTTAAAATATCAGAACTTTTCCGTGATTATGTCTGCTTCCCGCCGTCTACCAATGCTGACAGCTGTGAATCTTCTGGGCTTGGACAGGGAGCAGGTGGACCGGATTGATACGTGGTATTTTGATGGTCGATTAGATAAAAGCGACCAATGGGGAGATGAATTATATCATGGGAATTCGCTTGACCGAGGACACATGGTCCGGCGGGAAGATCCGGTGTGGGCCCCTTCGCGAAGCAGGCTAACGCCGACACCTTCCACTTTACCAACAGCTGTCCTCAAATGGCAAGCGTTAATCAGAAAACCTGGGTTGGCCTTGAGAATCACATTCTGAAAATGGCGAAAGCGGACGGCATGAGGATAAATGTATATACGGGGCCGTTTTTCAGCGACGCTGATGTAGATTACAGAGGGGCCAAAATACCGCTGGCCTTCTGGAAGGTAGTAGCAATCGTGACGGAGGATGGAAGACCGTCCGCCACGGCCTACAAAATCAGTCAGCAGCAGGAGCTATCAGAACTTGAATACATTTTCGCTGGCTATTTAACGTATCAGATCAGCGTTCAGGAGGTTATGGACCAGACGGGTATTAACTTCAGTGCTCTGCTGGATTACGATGGCTTTACACAACGTGCAGTCGTGACAGGTGAGCGCACAATAGAGTTGATAAATAACCTGGATCGTGTGAAAATCTGATGGTAGACTTCAAAATCTCAGTTCATAACGCAGGAGGTGCTCCGAGAGCATCAAAAAGTGTGGGGCAGTTGGGTGAGCAGCTATCGGTCAATCTCTGAATGGGAATGGCTGAGCGCCTATAGATCATAAAGTAATCTGGCTGCCCCACACTTTTTGATGCTTTCCGGTTACAAAACGTAAGCAGTGCCCGGTGCCTGTAAATGGCCTGTGGGCTGTTTCGCCGGCTACTGTGCCGCCTCAAAAGCCCCGCCATCAACTCCTGCTCGGTGCGCGAGAGCTGGTACCGGCTGGCCACGTCCGGCCATTGCCGCACCGCGGCCACGACCTGCGCGAGCACCGCTTCCGCCTGCGCGCCCGACAGGCGGAAGTAAGGCGCCACCTCCCGAGCCAGGTCGAGGTCTAGCGCGTTGTCGGTTACGGAAATGTTGAGCTTGAGGCCCTGCCCGTAGCGGATGGGGTTCAGGTCGAACGCTGGTGAGAGGCGCCAGCCCTGGGGCGTGAGCAGAAAGCCGTGGTTGCGCAGGTGGTCGTCGGTGTTCGAGACGCAGATGTTGAACACGATGCGCCGCCAGAGCTCAGTCAGGTCTTCGGCCACCTGGGCGCCCTGCTGCATGAGCAAGCCCGCCAACTCCAGGTAGCTGGCCCCGTCTTGGTAGCCCAACAGGGTCATGGCTGAAGCGAAGTGCAGCCGCTCGCCGGCGGCCGTGCGGTCAAAGCGCTGAGAGAGGAAGGTGTGGTGGCGGCTGTTGAAGCGCTGGGCCCGGCCGGTGGCCACCTGCAGGCCGGCTGCGCGGGCCAGTTTGTTCACCACGGCTTCCCAGGCGCCGACGTCGTGCTCGTCCTGCCCGCTGGGGAACTTAGCAATCCAGAGCTGCCCGTGCTCGTCCACCACGCTGGCCTTGGACCGCGCGCCGCCCAGCGAAGACCCGGGTGCCACCAGCATAAACAGCCACTTGAGGTAATCCGGGTCCTGGGGCGCGTCCACCCGCTCCAGCTGCAGGCTGGCGTGCTCCAACTCCCGCAGCGAGGTCCAGGGCGGGGCGGCCATGGCCCTGTTGTCGTTGAGGAACGGGCCGGCCAAGTCGGTTTTGAAGCGCAGCCCGCCCATACGGTGGCCATCAAACACCCCCAGCAAGTAGTCCGATTCGAGCAGCGGCCGCTCGCGGCGCTCCTCCTGCCGGGCCAGGGCGGCTTCGCGCCGGCGCATGAGTAGCCGTCCCCAGCGGTCGGGCGAGGAGTCCAGAAAGAGGCCGAAGTTGGCTTGGTCTTCCGGCAGGTACTGCGGGCCGGTAAACAGGTGCAGCGCCGGGTCCAGCACCTGGGCCTGCGGCAAGGCCAGCCACTGCGCGTCATAGGCAAAGGAAAACACTTCCTTACCCCGCACCGGCACGGCCGAGAGCGTGCCCATCAGCCGCGGTCCATCGACCAGGCCCTGCCAGTCGGCGTACACGTAGAGTTGGCGGCGTTCAGCGGTTTTGGCCATGGGACTACTCGCCGGAAGACTGTTTAGGTGCCCGTACGCTAACCACCAAGTCGGCATCCTGCAGCTTGCGGCCCAGCACGTCGTCGGCCGCCAACTGGAGCAGGGTCTTTTCCAGGCCCAACACAAACAGCACCTGCAGGTAGGCCCCCATGCTCACCGTGGAAGCGCCCTGCTCGATGGCGTGCAGGGTGTTGCGGCTGATGGCCGCGCGCTCGGCCACGCGGGCCGCGCTGAGCTTGCGGCGCAGTCGGGCTAGGCGGATGTTTTCTCCCGCTTGCGTTAGCAACTGCTGCAAACGCGGTAAAAGGATGACTGGGTCTTTGGGCATAATGCTCAATATGATGAGCAAAAGTAGAGAGATTAGCTCAATTTATTGCGCATTATATGGTGAGCGCACATTTCTGG contains:
- a CDS encoding DNA/RNA non-specific endonuclease, coding for MLPLRRGGTGVELKYQNFSVIMSASRRLPMLTAVNLLGLDREQVDRIDTWYFDGRLDKSDQWGDELYHGNSLDRGHMVRREDPVWAPSRSRLTPTPSTLPTAVLKWQALIRKPGLALRITF
- a CDS encoding type II toxin-antitoxin system HipA family toxin — translated: MAKTAERRQLYVYADWQGLVDGPRLMGTLSAVPVRGKEVFSFAYDAQWLALPQAQVLDPALHLFTGPQYLPEDQANFGLFLDSSPDRWGRLLMRRREAALARQEERRERPLLESDYLLGVFDGHRMGGLRFKTDLAGPFLNDNRAMAAPPWTSLRELEHASLQLERVDAPQDPDYLKWLFMLVAPGSSLGGARSKASVVDEHGQLWIAKFPSGQDEHDVGAWEAVVNKLARAAGLQVATGRAQRFNSRHHTFLSQRFDRTAAGERLHFASAMTLLGYQDGASYLELAGLLMQQGAQVAEDLTELWRRIVFNICVSNTDDHLRNHGFLLTPQGWRLSPAFDLNPIRYGQGLKLNISVTDNALDLDLAREVAPYFRLSGAQAEAVLAQVVAAVRQWPDVASRYQLSRTEQELMAGLLRRHSSRRNSPQAIYRHRALLTFCNRKASKSVGQPDYFMIYRRSAIPIQRLTDSCSPNCPTLFDALGAPPAL
- a CDS encoding helix-turn-helix transcriptional regulator; protein product: MPKDPVILLPRLQQLLTQAGENIRLARLRRKLSAARVAERAAISRNTLHAIEQGASTVSMGAYLQVLFVLGLEKTLLQLAADDVLGRKLQDADLVVSVRAPKQSSGE
- a CDS encoding DNA/RNA non-specific endonuclease, coding for MGPFAKQANADTFHFTNSCPQMASVNQKTWVGLENHILKMAKADGMRINVYTGPFFSDADVDYRGAKIPLAFWKVVAIVTEDGRPSATAYKISQQQELSELEYIFAGYLTYQISVQEVMDQTGINFSALLDYDGFTQRAVVTGERTIELINNLDRVKI
- a CDS encoding ATP-binding protein, whose amino-acid sequence is MQSSTKQAVLNRLATFCLTEIQGDKVKWLLKHNQRKKILAEFVRHDLLPSKLRQRHPRTDRFGKMLRRLLQHGANLNLEKNSREDMLALASAMEATASIGISQPDVTGINHLRRNNKFLAEYRVLLKNGFYGRAPELKRLRAFLSSERNGRSIIPPRSLVLTGIGGAGKSTLLAKFALQVLTDRKATIVVLDFDRPGVDYRDLYWLEKEIVRQIGNRLLA